From Ailuropoda melanoleuca isolate Jingjing chromosome 17, ASM200744v2, whole genome shotgun sequence, the proteins below share one genomic window:
- the LOC105235066 gene encoding LOW QUALITY PROTEIN: exportin-T-like (The sequence of the model RefSeq protein was modified relative to this genomic sequence to represent the inferred CDS: inserted 3 bases in 2 codons) encodes MDEQALLGLNPNADSDFRQRALAYFEQLKISPDAWQVCAEALAQRTYSDDHMKFFCFQALEYQVKYXMLNPQPEKTFIRNKAAXVFALLFVTDYLTRWPKFFFDILSVVDLNPRGVDLYLRILMAIDSELVDRDVVHTSEEARRNTLIKDTMREQCIPNLVESWYQILQNYQYTNSEVTCQCLEVVGAYVSWIDLSLTANDRFINMLLGHMSIEVLREEACDCLFEIVNKGMDPVDKMKLVESLCQVLQSAGFFSIDQEEDVDFLARFSKLVDGMGQSLRVSWTKLIKNGDIKNAQEALQAIETKVALMLQLLIHEDDDISSNIIGFCYDYLHILKQLPVLSDQQKANVEAIMLAVMKKLTYDEEYNFENEGEDEAMFVEYRKQLKLLLDRLAQVSPELLLASVRRVFSSTLQ; translated from the exons ATGGATGAACAGGCTCTTTTAGGACTAAATCCAAATGCTGATTCAGACTTCAGACAAAGGGCCCTGGCCTATTTTGAGCAGTTAAAGATTTCCCCAGATGCCTGGCAAGTGTGTGCAGAAGCTCTAGCCCAGAGGACCTACAGTGATGATCACATGAAGTTTTTCTGCTTTCAAGCATTAGAATATCAAGTTAAAT AAATGCTGAATCCCCAACCAGAGAAGACCTTTATACGAAATAAAGCAGC CGTCTTCGCCTTGCTTTTTGTTACAGACTATCTCACTAGATGGCCCAAGTTTTTTTTTGACATTCTCTCAGTAGTGGACCTAAATCCAAGGGGAGTAGATCTGTACCTCCGAATCCTCATGGCTATTGATTCAGAGTTGGTGGATCGTGATGTGGTACATACATCAGAGGAGGCCCGTAGGAATACTCTAATAAAAGATACCATGAGGGAGCAGTGCATTCCAAACTTGGTGGAATCATGGTaccaaattttacaaaattaccAGTATACTAATTCAGAAGTGACATGTCAGTGCCTTGAAGTAGTTGGGGCTTATGTCTCGTGGATAGACTTATCCCTTACAGCCAATGATAGGTTTATAAATATGCTGCTAGGTCATATGTCAATAGAAGTTCTACGGGAAGAAGCATGTGActgtttatttgaaattgtaAATAAAGGAATGGATCCTGTTGATAAAATGAAACTAGTAGAATCTTTGTGTCAAGTATTACAGTCTGCTGGGTTTTTCAGCATTGACCAGGAAGAAGATGTTGACTTTCTAGCCAGATTTTCTAAGCTGGTAGATGGAATGGGACAGTCACTGAGAGTTAGTTGGACTAAATTAATTAAGAATGGGGATATCAAGAATGCTCAAGAGGCACTACAAGCTATTGAAACAAAAGTGGCGCTGATGCTGCAGCTACTAATTCATGAGGATGATGACATCTCTTCTAACATTATTGGATTCTGTTACGATTATCTTCATATTTTGAAACAG CTTCCAGTGCTCTCGGATCAGCAAAAAGCTAACGTAGAG gCAATCATGTTGGCTGTTATGAAAAAACTGACTTATGATGAAGAATATAACTTTGAAAATGAG gGTGAAGATGAAGCCATGTTTGTAGAATATAGAAAACAACTGAAGTTATTGTTGGACAGGCTTGCTCAAGTTTCACCAGAGTTACTGCTGGCTTCTGTGCGCAGAGTTTTCAGTTCTACACTGCAGTaa